tttaatttaataaaaacTGGCTATGGGAATCTTGGCTTGGCATCGTCGGTGTTCACTGTTCACTTGGACCGGTGTCTTGTTCTTCCCTGTCTCTCAGCCACcttcacttccctcttctctcttctttctgttttcttctATCAGTCTTCCACTACTATGGAACCATCAAACCGTCGctgttagggtttttctctgCCCCTCGGACCTCTGACATCTCTACTTTTTATTAcagatttgatttgattggaagagagagagagttagaggAAGAAGGATAAATTGATAGAAAGAGATGGGTCAAGAGAGCCACACTGCTCAGAAAAGAAGTGGAGGAGCTGGTGGTTCGcttcccaccaccaccaccagacTAAGCGGCCGTTCATCTTCGGGCTTCTCTCGTGGCCGTCAGATCCAAAAGACCTTCAACAACCTCAAGATCACCATTCTTTGTGGTTTCGTCACCATTCTTGTCCTTCGTGGCACAATCGGCGTCGGCAACCTCGCCGGAATAGCCGACGTTGAGGCCGAGAACCAGAACCTCATCGAGGAAACCAATCGAATTCTTGCTGAGATCCGTTCCGACAGCGATCCTATCGACCCTTCTGAACCTGCGGAGCCTGAATTCAACCCAAACGTTACCTACACTCTTGGCCCTAAGATCTCCGATTGGGACCTGCAGCGCAAGATCTGGCTCCAACGCAATCCCCAGTTCCCCAATTACGTCAATGGCAAAGCGCGAATCTTGCTTGTTACTGGATCTCCTCCTAACCCTTGTGACAACTCAATTGGTGATCATTACCTTCTCAAGTCTATCAAGAACAAGATCGATTACTGCCGAATTCATGGAATTGAGATCATTTACAATTTGGCCCATCTCGATAAGGAGCTCGCTGGTTACTGGGCTAAGCTTCCCTTGATTCGACGCCTCATGCTGTCTCATCCGGAGGTGGAGTGGATTTGGTGGATGGATAGCGATGCCTTGTTCACGGATATGGTTTTTCAGCTTCCTCTCTCCAAATACGATCAGTATAATATGGTGGTCCATGGTTACCCGGATTTGATGTTCGAGCAGAAATCATGGATTGCGTTGAACACCGGAAGCTTTCTCTTCCGGAATTGCCAGTGGTCTTTGGATTTGCTTGACGCTTGGGCTCCTATGGGTCCTAAAGGCCCCGTTAGGGACGAAGCGGGGAAGATCTTGACTGCTAACTTGAAAGGGCGGCCAGCATTTGAGGCCGACGATCAATCGGCGTTGATTTACCTTTTGATCTCCCAGAAGCATTGGATGGAGAAGGTTTTCCTCGAGAATTCTTACTACTTACATGGCTACTGGGCTGGTCTAGTGGACAGATATGAGGAGATGATGGAGAAGTACCATCCAGGATTGGGTGATGAGAGATGGCCATTTGTGACCCATTTCGTTGGTTGCAAGCCCTGCGGGAGCTATGGGGATTATCCGGTGGAGAGGTGCTTGAAAAGCATGGAGAGAGCCTTTAATTTTGCAGATAATCAGGTTCTCAAATTATATGGTTTTAGGCACCGGGGCTTGTTGAGCCCCAAGATCAAGAGGATCAGGAACGAGACGGCTACTCCTTTGGAGATTGTAGATCAATTCGATATTCGACGGCATCCTGTTCATCAAGGCTCCGATCCAAACAGCATTTGAGTATCAGTCTTCCCTGTTTCATAAATTGTAAGTTAAATGTATCCTCAGTTAATGCAGGTCTCAAACTTGACAACATTTGAAAGTTTGtggattttgtttgtttttgtttctacGCATAGTTGCATAGGACCTatgcaaagaagaaaagtagattcttttattattattcttttctattCATGATTTTCTCTCAGACATTTCAAGAATTAATACTTTTATGATTCATTTAcatctatttcttcttttggaTAGTCTTAATATTGTGGGTGTATTTCTCTCTGCTTCCCCTTTTCCTTATCTTGGATTCATTCACTGTAGAGTCCAACAACTCTTTGAACAAAAGAAAGGATGAGCTAAAAATGGGCAAATCTACCAATCCCATTCTAGGGAGTCTAGCACCAGTGTTTCTGATTTGAAGTTTCTGCACATGAACCCTCAGACTGGTTTTGCCAAAAATGCTAGTTTGCTTTGAAGACATTTACCATATCTTGTGTTCGTCATTTATTGTATGCGGGGAGAGATGATTGTTTATTACTAGACAACAGAACCCAGGATTTGTATAACTTCTCTGCATGAAATGAGCATAAAGTACAACAGACATCTATCAACTTTCACACAATTGAGGGCCACTAATGTCTGTATACATGTAGAATATTGGAAGTTTACCTAAAAAACAATGTTAAAGAAGTTTGTATGATGTCTATGTTCTTTATTTCATCGAATGATAATCAAGCAGAGGCTCAATTGACAATTCAATGATTTCAACTGTGCAGTCATGCCTCAATGTTTCATCTTCATTGTTCATAGAATGTTACACCAGAGCTGGGTTACAGTCTCTTCTTCAGCTACTTGCTCAACTCTATAACCAAGGAAGACTAGTTCTTGGATGCTCTAGTTGGTTTGAGCTTTGATTCTGAGGAGCTGTCAGATATGATTGTTCTTGCGAATCTATGTGCTGATTTTCACATTTAGTGTGcccatttttttgggttggttaCACAATGGTTTCTTCATTCTAGATTTTCATTTCATGGGCCAGCCCTTGTAAAGTAATCCCCTGTACTTTGATTCAATTAATAAAGAGCAGGACCAGGTGTTTATTTTTGTAGTTTTATAATTTCGGTGGTAAAATGGTGAGAAAGGAAGGGGGTGAGGCATGACTTTCTTTAAATTCTTGTCAGTCCAGAAATAGGCAAAGCTACCTCTAACTGTTACCCGGAAGATGAAGCCCAAACTTGGTGCCAAATTTTCTAGTAGCTATTAAACTCATTTTATTGTGGGAAAGAAGCTCTATGATTGCTACAACTGGAGAACCAATACCTTATCCAAGACACTGCAACTCACAAGTAGTGGAAGTCAAGTCCTTGTTTCATTGTTTGACCAAGAACTTAggctcttttaatttttttatattttatttttgggatacAGCTAGTTATGAATTATCagggaggagaaaggaagaCCAGTTGCAATAATAAAAAGGGTTTGAACCGGAAAATTAAGTAACAGATAGTTGTGAATTATGAgggagggaaaaagaaaagatcagTTGCAACTTACAATCGATGAAAAGGATTCAAAAGGGAAAAATCAAAGGAACAACCATTCATTTTCCAGCAGCCAGCTCAAGCTCACATCAGTGAATCATTAGAGGTCCCGTGGACACACTGGGCGAAAGTGTTGTTTTGACTCCTGTGAGGATTGAAATCGGCAGAGTCAGTTGATTTGACTCAGAATCCACTGATGCCAATCCTGATTAACCCCAATTCTTTGCATACTGAATCTGACACAGTTTTAGCCATTCCCGGATGATTTGAATCGGAATTGATGGAGACTGATTACGAATTTTTAAACCTTGGGTCTATGTGCAGCACTCCCTGCACTCTTTTGTGGGTGGTGGTTGTTCTGCATGGGTTGTTATAAGgttatattttacatttttcaAGGTTGTTAGCTTCTGTGATTGAGACTATTATATTATCATATTTTCATTCTCAAGAAAGGATGATATTcctcaaataaaaagaaaagatggaagaATAACTGAATTGCTAGTCTGTGATGTACCTTACGAATGCCAATTATTCTGAATGTGGCTTCCGAGATCAAGCATGATAGGTTTATTTATGGCCAAAgtttagtccaaagtaagcaagaaaactttctcaaactctgattcaaagttttaataaaattatcaaaatgccaccaaatggatatgaatataaGATACAAAATGGAATCTTATCTAATTTTAGCTTTTTTTTCTAAtcattttttgttgaaattGTACAAATGAGATGTTTACCTGGAAAGAAAACCCTTATTTTAATTCCATCTCGAGTGTTGTTGCCATTGGTCGTCGTCAAAGCTTTCCAATGGGATCATTGCAATGCATCTTAGTCGGGGAAGTTCTTGATTGTGCAACTCATCAAAGGTGGATTGAGAAAGAAAACATTCATCTTCGTAATAAGAGAGGCTGTGTTGCATCTTATGATGAATGAAGCTGGACTACTTACTCCCTTCAAGAAAGAAACGGAAACACAAGCAATCGTCTGCTTGGTTACTTTTATGGATGGGTTCACCAATATGGAATAGATGAACGACAAGTTCTATATGTTTACCGCATAGAAGGCTGATGTGGCAAAACCGATCATTGAATTTCTGGAAAATGAATTGGACtgttcacatgtcaaattttagactcAGATGACATTGAGCTTGAAAAATACTAAGAAAAACAGACACCCAGACAAAATTAATTTTATCGctcatttttcttcattttcaatgAATAAGCTGATTTTGTAGCTCAGATCTTCCAATTACAATAGAGACTGGATAATCAACACTGAAAACCCCACCCTGTTTGTGAAACTGTATAGGATCGATCAATCAGCCCTTCCTGAGTACAGGGACTCTGTGACAGGCTCTGATAATATTTCATTCATTTGAGCAATTTGTTGCGAGAGCTGACTTATCTTCTGCAAAGGAGAACATAAAATTTCAATATCTGGATAGGAGTATATGCACTAAGAAATGGAGTGGAAATGTAGAAACAAGCAAGATAATTTTTAATGAAATGCAAACATTGATGTTAAATTTTTCCAAGatagacaaaaacaaggagGTAAAGCATTTATATATGAAAGAAATTGTTGATTTTCATTACTCCTTCTTTCATGAATCTCTCAGTAACATGGAAGCACAGTCATCTAGTAGTACTACTGGTTGCAGTAGAAAATTACCAACTTAAGAGCCTCCTCATTTAGAGAGAACAGAGATAGAGGACATCAATCTaagttcttttttaatttttgtggtAAGTATTCCCTTATCTTTCTCTCAGTTCAGTAGCAGACCAAAGTCTTTACAGTTTTTTTCCACTCAtatgatttttgtttccattgctctctttcttgttctttgaagattttctttttgatcATGCTTGGGATTAGACCTGTTCAGGCCTGAGGATTTGATGGACTTATTTCAAGGCCCAACCTTTTCGTAGAAACTCCCTTCTTACTTCacattgttcttctttttctcatttcctattatttatttccttctttttaagTATTTCCATATCAAGTTGCTTTGGTTTAGTTTACATGTGATGCTTAAATGGAACCAAACAGATCAAAACCAGGGTACGTACAAATCGCAAGTTAGCAGGTAGCCTCaaatatggaagaaaaaaaaacagatcaaAACCCACCAAAGTGCAGGTTCTTATCGAACAGGAGAGGGTGCAGCAGAGGAAACAGTCAGTCGCAGGGATGGCTTCGAAGTCGTCGCAGGTGGAGATGATTCGAACGAGGGCGAGACCagggaaaatggaaaacttCGTTTAAACCTGTTATTTTGGGGAAAATAAATTCAAGCCGTTCGATGTAGCTGAGTCCACATGTCGTTAACCCGTGCTGCGCTGGAGACTGCAGAGAAACCGAATCCGAAGTGGAAGTAGGCGGACTCTCTTTTTCCACGCCAGCGATCTGTGTGAACCCCTTACAGTGAAATATGGACGCTCCGATTGTCAGATCCCCCAGCCGTCGATCTCTTGCCGTTTGCatttctcaaaattttttttttctccctcgaTGGTACTAACCCGCTCTTTAAATCCCCTTGATTTCCCCCCATATTTTACTCATCTTCCCTAGGCCGTTCTATGTTTCCGTTTTTCTTCCCTCCAACCTTCCGACAAGGGTTCAAGCGGTAACACAGTTTTGATATGGCTGATATTGCTTCGGCCGAGCCTCTTCTTCTAAATCCTCTCAAACATCCAAATTATCAGGCAGTTTCACATGAAATTATCAGGCAGTTTCACATGAGG
The nucleotide sequence above comes from Telopea speciosissima isolate NSW1024214 ecotype Mountain lineage chromosome 3, Tspe_v1, whole genome shotgun sequence. Encoded proteins:
- the LOC122654135 gene encoding probable xyloglucan 6-xylosyltransferase 5, encoding MGQESHTAQKRSGGAGGSLPTTTTRLSGRSSSGFSRGRQIQKTFNNLKITILCGFVTILVLRGTIGVGNLAGIADVEAENQNLIEETNRILAEIRSDSDPIDPSEPAEPEFNPNVTYTLGPKISDWDLQRKIWLQRNPQFPNYVNGKARILLVTGSPPNPCDNSIGDHYLLKSIKNKIDYCRIHGIEIIYNLAHLDKELAGYWAKLPLIRRLMLSHPEVEWIWWMDSDALFTDMVFQLPLSKYDQYNMVVHGYPDLMFEQKSWIALNTGSFLFRNCQWSLDLLDAWAPMGPKGPVRDEAGKILTANLKGRPAFEADDQSALIYLLISQKHWMEKVFLENSYYLHGYWAGLVDRYEEMMEKYHPGLGDERWPFVTHFVGCKPCGSYGDYPVERCLKSMERAFNFADNQVLKLYGFRHRGLLSPKIKRIRNETATPLEIVDQFDIRRHPVHQGSDPNSI